One part of the Denticeps clupeoides chromosome 8, fDenClu1.1, whole genome shotgun sequence genome encodes these proteins:
- the capn1a gene encoding calpain 1, (mu/I) large subunit a isoform X1, with protein sequence MFSYGGISAHVYANRLKAEGMGTKEQAAPFLNQDYEALRQECLETGCLFEDPCFPAEPQSLGFKELAPYTSKTRDVEWLRPTELIDDPQFILGGATRTDICQGALGDCWLLAAIASLTLNEKILHRVVPHGQSFQDDYAGIFHFQFWQFGEWVDVVIDDRLPVKNGELMFVHSAEGNEFWSALIEKAYAKLNGSYEALSGGSTTEGFEDFTGGVSEMYELRRPPKDLYRIISRALDRGSLLGCSIDITSAFDMEAVTFKKLVKGHAYSVTGLKQVEFRGCMEKLIRIRNPWGQVEWTGAWSDNSPEWDEIDPSEREDLHLKMEDGEFWMSFNEFLRQFSRLEICNLTPDALSEDDVGFWSNITYQGSWRRGSTAGGCRNHPNTFWINPQYKITLLEEDDDPDDDEVACSFLVALMQKDRRRYRKQGQDMHTIGFAIYEIPEEFRGCQNVHLKKNFFLTNSSCARSETFINLREVSTRLRLPPGEYLIVPSTFEPSKEADFVLRVFTEKQSETTELDDEISADLGDEEEITEDDIDDSFKSMFAQLAGEAGYFQYIHTHTHTHTHTHTQTYFVTLMSQYEESPLDLTTFLFQDMEISVRELQTILNRVVSRHKDLKTDGFSVDCCRTMVNLMDKDGSARLGLVEFQILWNKIRRWLGTFRQFDLDKSGAMSAYEMRLAVEDAGFKLNNKLNQILVARYSENEIIDFDNFICCLVKLEAMFRYFDQMNKDGTGVAEMNMTEWLFITMCG encoded by the exons ATGTTTTCCTACGGAGGGATCTCCGCGCACGTCTATGCCAACAGGCTGAAGGCAGAGGGCATGGGCACCAAAGAGCAGGCGGCGCCCTTCCTCAATCAAGACTACGAGGCGCTGAGGCAGGAGTGTTTGGAGACGGGCTGCCTGTTCGAGGATCCTTGTTTCCCCGCCGAACCCCAGTCCCTGGGCTTTAAGGAGCTGGCACCCTACACCTCCAAAACCCGCGATGTGGAGTGGCTGAGACCCacg GAACTTATAGATGACCCCCAGTTCATTTTGGGTGGAGCCACACGAACAGATATCTGCCAGGGAGCTCTTG GGGACTGCTGGCTGTTGGCAGCCATCGCTTCACTGACTCTGAATGAGAAGATTCTTCACCGCGTCGTCCCTCATGGCCAGAGCTTCCAGGACGACTATGCTGGCATTTTCCACTTCCAG TTCTGGCAGTTTGGAGAGTGGGTGGATGTTGTCATCGATGACCGACTGCCTGTGAAAAATGGGGAGCTCATGTTTGTCCACTCTGCTGAGGGCAACGAATTCTGGAGCGCCCTGATCGAAAAAGCTTATGCCAA GCTCAACGGCTCATATGAGGCCCTGTCCGGAGGAAGCACCACAGAGGGCTTTGAGGATTTTACTGGTGGTGTGTCGGAGATGTATGAGCTCCGACGGCCTCCCAAGGACCTGTACCGCATCATCAGCAGAGCTCTGGACAGAGGCTCTCTGCTGGGCTGCTCTATCGAT ATCACCAGTGCCTTTGACATGGAAGCTGTGACCTTCAAGAAGCTGGTGAAGGGCCATGCATACTCAGTCACCGGCCTTAAACAG GTGGAGTTCAGGGGATGCATGGAGAAGCTGATCCGGATCAGGAATCCTTGGGGACAGGTTGAATGGACGGGGGCCTGGAGTGACAA CTCACCTGAGTGGGATGAGATTGATCCATCGGAGAGAGAGGACTTGCATCTGAAGATGGAGGATGGCGAGTTTTG GATGTCCTTTAACGAGTTTTTGCGTCAGTTCTCACGGCTGGAAATCTGTAATTTGACGCCGGACGCTCTGAGCGAAGACGATGTCGGGTTCTGGAGCAACATCACCTATCAAGGTTCCTGGAGGAGGGGCAGTACTGCTGGTGGCTGCAGGAACCATCCTA ACACATTCTGGATAAACCCTCAGTACAAGATCACTCTGCTGGAGGAGGACGATGAccctgatgatgatgaggtgGCCTGCAGCTTCCTGGTGGCACTGATGCAGAAGGACCGGCGGCGCTACCGGAAGCAAGGCCAGGACATGCACACCATCGGCTTCGCCATCTACGAG ATTCCTGAGGAG TTCAGGGGCTGTCAGAACGTGCACCTGAAGAAGAACTTCTTCCTGACGAACTCCTCGTGTGCACGCTCCGAGACCTTCATCAACCTGCGCGAGGTGAGCACTcgccttcgcctgcccccgggGGAGTACCTCATCGTGCCCTCCACCTTCGAGCCCAGCAAGGAAGCCGACTTTGTGCTGCGGGTCTTCACTGAGAAGCAGTCTGAGACCAC TGAGTTGGATGACGAGATCTCAGCAGACTTGGGTGATGAG GAGGAAATCACAGAAGATGACATTGACGATTCCTTCAAGTCCATGTTTGCCCAACTGGCTGGAGAGGCTGGTTACTttcaatatatacacacacacacacacacacacacacacacacacacacaaacatattttgTGACCCTAATGAGCCAGTATGAAGAATCGCCTCTAGATCTAACCACATTCCTGTTTCAGGACATGGAGATATCAGTCCGTGAGCTCCAGACTATTCTCAACAGAGTTGTATCTCGAC ACAAGGACCTTAAGACCGATGGCTTCAGCGTGGATTGCTGCAGGACCATGGTTAACCTCATGGAT AAAGATGGCAGTGCCCGTCTGGGCCTGGTGGAATTTCAGATTCTATGGAATAAAATCAGAAGGTGGCTG GGTACCTTCAGGCAGTTTGATCTTGATAAGTCCGGGGCCATGAGCGCATATGAAATGCGCCTTGCTGTGGAAGATGCAG GCTTCAAGCTCAACAACAAACTGAACCAGATCTTGGTGGCCCGCTATTCAGAGAATGAGATCATCGACTTTGATAACTTCATCTGCTGCCTGGTCAAGCTGGAGGCCATGTTCA GATATTTCGATCAGATGAACAAAGATGGAACTGGTGTGGCTGAGATGAATATgacagag TGGTTGTTTATTACAATGTGTGGCTGA
- the capn1a gene encoding calpain 1, (mu/I) large subunit a isoform X2: protein MFSYGGISAHVYANRLKAEGMGTKEQAAPFLNQDYEALRQECLETGCLFEDPCFPAEPQSLGFKELAPYTSKTRDVEWLRPTELIDDPQFILGGATRTDICQGALGDCWLLAAIASLTLNEKILHRVVPHGQSFQDDYAGIFHFQFWQFGEWVDVVIDDRLPVKNGELMFVHSAEGNEFWSALIEKAYAKLNGSYEALSGGSTTEGFEDFTGGVSEMYELRRPPKDLYRIISRALDRGSLLGCSIDITSAFDMEAVTFKKLVKGHAYSVTGLKQVEFRGCMEKLIRIRNPWGQVEWTGAWSDNSPEWDEIDPSEREDLHLKMEDGEFWMSFNEFLRQFSRLEICNLTPDALSEDDVGFWSNITYQGSWRRGSTAGGCRNHPNTFWINPQYKITLLEEDDDPDDDEVACSFLVALMQKDRRRYRKQGQDMHTIGFAIYEIPEEFRGCQNVHLKKNFFLTNSSCARSETFINLREVSTRLRLPPGEYLIVPSTFEPSKEADFVLRVFTEKQSETTELDDEISADLGDEEEITEDDIDDSFKSMFAQLAGEDMEISVRELQTILNRVVSRHKDLKTDGFSVDCCRTMVNLMDKDGSARLGLVEFQILWNKIRRWLGTFRQFDLDKSGAMSAYEMRLAVEDAGFKLNNKLNQILVARYSENEIIDFDNFICCLVKLEAMFRYFDQMNKDGTGVAEMNMTEWLFITMCG, encoded by the exons ATGTTTTCCTACGGAGGGATCTCCGCGCACGTCTATGCCAACAGGCTGAAGGCAGAGGGCATGGGCACCAAAGAGCAGGCGGCGCCCTTCCTCAATCAAGACTACGAGGCGCTGAGGCAGGAGTGTTTGGAGACGGGCTGCCTGTTCGAGGATCCTTGTTTCCCCGCCGAACCCCAGTCCCTGGGCTTTAAGGAGCTGGCACCCTACACCTCCAAAACCCGCGATGTGGAGTGGCTGAGACCCacg GAACTTATAGATGACCCCCAGTTCATTTTGGGTGGAGCCACACGAACAGATATCTGCCAGGGAGCTCTTG GGGACTGCTGGCTGTTGGCAGCCATCGCTTCACTGACTCTGAATGAGAAGATTCTTCACCGCGTCGTCCCTCATGGCCAGAGCTTCCAGGACGACTATGCTGGCATTTTCCACTTCCAG TTCTGGCAGTTTGGAGAGTGGGTGGATGTTGTCATCGATGACCGACTGCCTGTGAAAAATGGGGAGCTCATGTTTGTCCACTCTGCTGAGGGCAACGAATTCTGGAGCGCCCTGATCGAAAAAGCTTATGCCAA GCTCAACGGCTCATATGAGGCCCTGTCCGGAGGAAGCACCACAGAGGGCTTTGAGGATTTTACTGGTGGTGTGTCGGAGATGTATGAGCTCCGACGGCCTCCCAAGGACCTGTACCGCATCATCAGCAGAGCTCTGGACAGAGGCTCTCTGCTGGGCTGCTCTATCGAT ATCACCAGTGCCTTTGACATGGAAGCTGTGACCTTCAAGAAGCTGGTGAAGGGCCATGCATACTCAGTCACCGGCCTTAAACAG GTGGAGTTCAGGGGATGCATGGAGAAGCTGATCCGGATCAGGAATCCTTGGGGACAGGTTGAATGGACGGGGGCCTGGAGTGACAA CTCACCTGAGTGGGATGAGATTGATCCATCGGAGAGAGAGGACTTGCATCTGAAGATGGAGGATGGCGAGTTTTG GATGTCCTTTAACGAGTTTTTGCGTCAGTTCTCACGGCTGGAAATCTGTAATTTGACGCCGGACGCTCTGAGCGAAGACGATGTCGGGTTCTGGAGCAACATCACCTATCAAGGTTCCTGGAGGAGGGGCAGTACTGCTGGTGGCTGCAGGAACCATCCTA ACACATTCTGGATAAACCCTCAGTACAAGATCACTCTGCTGGAGGAGGACGATGAccctgatgatgatgaggtgGCCTGCAGCTTCCTGGTGGCACTGATGCAGAAGGACCGGCGGCGCTACCGGAAGCAAGGCCAGGACATGCACACCATCGGCTTCGCCATCTACGAG ATTCCTGAGGAG TTCAGGGGCTGTCAGAACGTGCACCTGAAGAAGAACTTCTTCCTGACGAACTCCTCGTGTGCACGCTCCGAGACCTTCATCAACCTGCGCGAGGTGAGCACTcgccttcgcctgcccccgggGGAGTACCTCATCGTGCCCTCCACCTTCGAGCCCAGCAAGGAAGCCGACTTTGTGCTGCGGGTCTTCACTGAGAAGCAGTCTGAGACCAC TGAGTTGGATGACGAGATCTCAGCAGACTTGGGTGATGAG GAGGAAATCACAGAAGATGACATTGACGATTCCTTCAAGTCCATGTTTGCCCAACTGGCTGGAGAG GACATGGAGATATCAGTCCGTGAGCTCCAGACTATTCTCAACAGAGTTGTATCTCGAC ACAAGGACCTTAAGACCGATGGCTTCAGCGTGGATTGCTGCAGGACCATGGTTAACCTCATGGAT AAAGATGGCAGTGCCCGTCTGGGCCTGGTGGAATTTCAGATTCTATGGAATAAAATCAGAAGGTGGCTG GGTACCTTCAGGCAGTTTGATCTTGATAAGTCCGGGGCCATGAGCGCATATGAAATGCGCCTTGCTGTGGAAGATGCAG GCTTCAAGCTCAACAACAAACTGAACCAGATCTTGGTGGCCCGCTATTCAGAGAATGAGATCATCGACTTTGATAACTTCATCTGCTGCCTGGTCAAGCTGGAGGCCATGTTCA GATATTTCGATCAGATGAACAAAGATGGAACTGGTGTGGCTGAGATGAATATgacagag TGGTTGTTTATTACAATGTGTGGCTGA
- the capn1a gene encoding calpain 1, (mu/I) large subunit a isoform X3: protein MFSYGGISAHVYANRLKAEGMGTKEQAAPFLNQDYEALRQECLETGCLFEDPCFPAEPQSLGFKELAPYTSKTRDVEWLRPTELIDDPQFILGGATRTDICQGALGDCWLLAAIASLTLNEKILHRVVPHGQSFQDDYAGIFHFQFWQFGEWVDVVIDDRLPVKNGELMFVHSAEGNEFWSALIEKAYAKLNGSYEALSGGSTTEGFEDFTGGVSEMYELRRPPKDLYRIISRALDRGSLLGCSIDITSAFDMEAVTFKKLVKGHAYSVTGLKQVEFRGCMEKLIRIRNPWGQVEWTGAWSDNSPEWDEIDPSEREDLHLKMEDGEFWMSFNEFLRQFSRLEICNLTPDALSEDDVGFWSNITYQGSWRRGSTAGGCRNHPNTFWINPQYKITLLEEDDDPDDDEVACSFLVALMQKDRRRYRKQGQDMHTIGFAIYEIPEEFRGCQNVHLKKNFFLTNSSCARSETFINLREVSTRLRLPPGEYLIVPSTFEPSKEADFVLRVFTEKQSETTELDDEISADLGDEEEITEDDIDDSFKSMFAQLAGEAGYFQYIHTHTHTHTHTHTQTYFVTLMSQYEESPLDLTTFLFQDMEISVRELQTILNRVVSRHKDLKTDGFSVDCCRTMVNLMDKDGSARLGLVEFQILWNKIRRVPSGSLILISPGP, encoded by the exons ATGTTTTCCTACGGAGGGATCTCCGCGCACGTCTATGCCAACAGGCTGAAGGCAGAGGGCATGGGCACCAAAGAGCAGGCGGCGCCCTTCCTCAATCAAGACTACGAGGCGCTGAGGCAGGAGTGTTTGGAGACGGGCTGCCTGTTCGAGGATCCTTGTTTCCCCGCCGAACCCCAGTCCCTGGGCTTTAAGGAGCTGGCACCCTACACCTCCAAAACCCGCGATGTGGAGTGGCTGAGACCCacg GAACTTATAGATGACCCCCAGTTCATTTTGGGTGGAGCCACACGAACAGATATCTGCCAGGGAGCTCTTG GGGACTGCTGGCTGTTGGCAGCCATCGCTTCACTGACTCTGAATGAGAAGATTCTTCACCGCGTCGTCCCTCATGGCCAGAGCTTCCAGGACGACTATGCTGGCATTTTCCACTTCCAG TTCTGGCAGTTTGGAGAGTGGGTGGATGTTGTCATCGATGACCGACTGCCTGTGAAAAATGGGGAGCTCATGTTTGTCCACTCTGCTGAGGGCAACGAATTCTGGAGCGCCCTGATCGAAAAAGCTTATGCCAA GCTCAACGGCTCATATGAGGCCCTGTCCGGAGGAAGCACCACAGAGGGCTTTGAGGATTTTACTGGTGGTGTGTCGGAGATGTATGAGCTCCGACGGCCTCCCAAGGACCTGTACCGCATCATCAGCAGAGCTCTGGACAGAGGCTCTCTGCTGGGCTGCTCTATCGAT ATCACCAGTGCCTTTGACATGGAAGCTGTGACCTTCAAGAAGCTGGTGAAGGGCCATGCATACTCAGTCACCGGCCTTAAACAG GTGGAGTTCAGGGGATGCATGGAGAAGCTGATCCGGATCAGGAATCCTTGGGGACAGGTTGAATGGACGGGGGCCTGGAGTGACAA CTCACCTGAGTGGGATGAGATTGATCCATCGGAGAGAGAGGACTTGCATCTGAAGATGGAGGATGGCGAGTTTTG GATGTCCTTTAACGAGTTTTTGCGTCAGTTCTCACGGCTGGAAATCTGTAATTTGACGCCGGACGCTCTGAGCGAAGACGATGTCGGGTTCTGGAGCAACATCACCTATCAAGGTTCCTGGAGGAGGGGCAGTACTGCTGGTGGCTGCAGGAACCATCCTA ACACATTCTGGATAAACCCTCAGTACAAGATCACTCTGCTGGAGGAGGACGATGAccctgatgatgatgaggtgGCCTGCAGCTTCCTGGTGGCACTGATGCAGAAGGACCGGCGGCGCTACCGGAAGCAAGGCCAGGACATGCACACCATCGGCTTCGCCATCTACGAG ATTCCTGAGGAG TTCAGGGGCTGTCAGAACGTGCACCTGAAGAAGAACTTCTTCCTGACGAACTCCTCGTGTGCACGCTCCGAGACCTTCATCAACCTGCGCGAGGTGAGCACTcgccttcgcctgcccccgggGGAGTACCTCATCGTGCCCTCCACCTTCGAGCCCAGCAAGGAAGCCGACTTTGTGCTGCGGGTCTTCACTGAGAAGCAGTCTGAGACCAC TGAGTTGGATGACGAGATCTCAGCAGACTTGGGTGATGAG GAGGAAATCACAGAAGATGACATTGACGATTCCTTCAAGTCCATGTTTGCCCAACTGGCTGGAGAGGCTGGTTACTttcaatatatacacacacacacacacacacacacacacacacacacacaaacatattttgTGACCCTAATGAGCCAGTATGAAGAATCGCCTCTAGATCTAACCACATTCCTGTTTCAGGACATGGAGATATCAGTCCGTGAGCTCCAGACTATTCTCAACAGAGTTGTATCTCGAC ACAAGGACCTTAAGACCGATGGCTTCAGCGTGGATTGCTGCAGGACCATGGTTAACCTCATGGAT AAAGATGGCAGTGCCCGTCTGGGCCTGGTGGAATTTCAGATTCTATGGAATAAAATCAGAAG GGTACCTTCAGGCAGTTTGATCTTGATAAGTCCGGGGCCATGA
- the capn2a gene encoding calpain 2, (m/II) large subunit a: MSGVASTLARKRALAAGFGSNANAVKYQNQSFEALRAECLSRGTLFADPAFPAAPESLGFNELGPRSSKTRGVQWKRPGELTSNPQFIVGGATRTDICQGSLGDCWLLAAIASLTLNEDVLARVVPSDQGFGTNYAGIFHFQFWQFGEWVDVVIDDRLPTRDGELLFVHSVEGSEFWSALLEKAYAKVNGCYEALSGGSTTEGFEDFTGGIAESYELRTAPPNLFQIIRKALESGALLGCSIDIASAADSEAITNQKLVKGHAYSLTGAIEVNYRGRKEKLVRVRNPWGQVEWTGAWSDSSSEWNSVDPSDRENVKADDGEFWMSYTDFIRHYSRLEICTLTPDTLSSDSVKHWSVSKFDGSWRRGSTAGGCRNNPYTFWMNPQFKIKLNEEDDDPDDNEVGCSIVVGLIQKNRRQMRKVGEDMHTIGYAIYEVPPQFHGQTEVHLDKNYFLTHAQKARSDTFINLREVSSRFKLPPGEYLIVPSTFEPHKNADFCVRVFSEKQSEMQTCDDPVEAELDDEVVSEDEVDPSFRGLFTKLAGDDMEISATELQTIFNKVVSKRTDIKTDGFSLDTCKIMVNLMDDSGNGKLGLGEFALLWKKVQKYLAIYKKNDMDGSGTMSTPEMRMALKEAGFTLNSCIHQILVARFGEADMTIDFDNFVACLIRLEMMFKVFKKLDIDGKGQIELNFIQWLTIVMI, from the exons ATGTCCGGCGTGGCGTCCACACTCGCCAGGAAGAGGGCTCTGGCCGCGGGCTTCGGCTCCAACGCCAACGCGGTCAAGTACCAGAACCAGAGCTTCGAGGCGCTGCGCGCCGAGTGCCTGAGCCGCGGGACGCTGTTCGCGGACCCCGCGTTCCCCGCCGCGCCGGAGTCTCTGGGCTTCAACGAGCTGGGACCCCGCTCCTCCAAAACCCGCGGCGTGCAGTGGAAAAGGCCAGGG gaaCTGACTTCCAACCCTCAGTTCATCGTCGGAGGAGCAACAAGAACGGATATTTGCCAAGGAAGCTTAG GTGACTGCTGGCTCTTGGCAGCTATCGCCTCCCTGACCCTCAATGAGGACGTTTTGGCCAGGGTGGTGCCTTCAGATCAAGGCTTTGGGACCAACTATGCAGGCATTTTCCACTTCCAG TTCTGGCAGTTCGGAGAGTGGGTGGATGTAGTGATTGACGACCGTCTGCCAACCAGAGATGGAGAGCTGCTGTTTGTCCACTCAGTGGAGGGCTCTGAGTTCTGGAGCGCCCTGCTGGAGAAGGCTTATGCTAA AGTAAACGGATGCTATGAGGCCCTGTCAGGAGGCTCCACCACTGAGGGCTTCGAGGACTTCACTGGAGGCATTGCCGAAAGCTATGAGCTAAGGACAGCACCACCCAACTTGTTCCAGATCATCAGGAAGGCTCTGGAGTCGGGGGCCCTGCTGGGCTGTTCCATAGAC ATCGCCAGTGCTGCCGACTCTGAAGCCATCACCAACCAGAAGCTGGTGAAGGGTCATGCCTACTCTCTCACTGGAGCAATCGAG GTGAACTACCGAGGACGAAAAGAAAAGCTGGTCCGGGTGCGTAACCCTTGGGGACAGGTTGAGTGGACAGGAGCCTGGAGTGACAG CTCCTCTGAGTGGAACTCTGTTGATCCTTCAGATCGTGAGAATGTGAAGGCTGACGATGGAGAGTTCTG GATGTCATACACCGACTTCATCAGGCATTATTCCCGGCTGGAAATTTGCACACTGACACCGGACACTTTGTCATCTGACTCGGTCAAGCACTGGAGTGTGTCAAAATTCGATGGCAGTTGGAGGAGAGGTTCCACTGCCGGGGGCTGCAGGAACAACCCCT ACACGTTTTGGATGAACCCCCAGTTCAAGATCAAGCTGAATGAGGAGGATGACGACCCAGATGACAATGAGGTTGGATGCAGCATCGTGGTCGGCCTGATCCAGAAGAACCGGCGCCAAATGAGGAAGGTTGGAGAAGACATGCACACCATTGGATATGCCATTTATGAG gTTCCTCCTCAG TTCCATGGGCAGACTGAGGTGCACCTGGACAAGAACTACTTCCTGACCCATGCCCAGAAGGCTCGCTCGGACACCTTCATCAACCTGCGCGAGGTCAGCAGCCGCTTCAAGCTGCCCCCCGGGGAGTACCTCATAGTCCCGTCCACGTTCGAGCCACACAAGAACGCGGACTTCTGCGTGCGCGTGTTCTCCGAGAAGCAGTCCGAGATGCA GACCTGTGACGACCCTGTGGAGGCAGAGCTGGATGAT GAAGTGGTTTCTGAGGATGAAGTTGATCCCTCATTCAGAGGCTTGTTTACCAAGCTTGCAGGAGAT GACATGGAGATCTCAGCAACAGAACTGCAgaccatttttaataaagtggtTTCCAAAC GAACAGACATCAAAACAGATGGCTTCAGCCTCGATACCTGCAAGATCATGGTAAATCTCATGGAT GACAGTGGGAATGGCAAGCTCGGCCTGGGAGAGTTCGCCTTGCTATGGAAGAAAGTCCAGAAATACTTG GCCATCTACAAGAAGAACGACATGGACGGCTCGGGAACTATGAGTACACCAGAGATGCGCATGGCTTTGAAAGAAGCAG GGTTCACTTTGAACAGCTGTATTCACCAGATTTTGGTGGCCCGTTTTGGAGAAGCTGACATGACTATTGACTTTGACAACTTTGTGGCCTGTCTGATACGCTTGGAAATGATGTTCA AGGTGTTCAAGAAGTTGGACATTGACGGAAAAGGACAAATTGAACTTAATTTCATCCAG tggCTGACAATTGTCATGATCTAG
- the LOC114795289 gene encoding calpain-2 catalytic subunit-like has product MTSVADMFARKRDRENGVGTNSQAVKFCQQDYEGLRAQCLQARRLFEDSCFPAEGKSLGFNELGPYSSKTRGLVWKRPKELCSNPTFIDDGATRTDICQGALGDCWLLAAIASLTLDQQVLARVVPPEQNFDDSYAGIFHFQFWQFGQWVDVVIDDRLPTKDGKLLFVHSAESSEFWSALLEKAYAKLNGSYEALSGGSTTEGFEDFTGGIAESYELSKAPPFLFKLIQKALGLGSLLGCSIDITSKYETEAVTSQKLVKGHAYSVTGAEEVHVRGKPVELIRIRNPWGQVEWTGAWSDDSKEWTTIPPEEKSKLCNAAEDGEFWMSYADFIKNFSKVEICNLTPDTLTSDDVAYWNHYQFEGAWRVGSTAGGCRNNQATFCSNPQFLLHLEEVDDVPLHGKAGCTFLVGLMQKDGRKDRRVGKDLNSIGFAIYKVPDEFKGRTNIHLGPEVLLRQRAVAMSSTFINLREVCDRFTLPPGDYVIIPSTFEPHINGSFILRVFSEKQAKTGPMEKTLKAKIVETEVTEDSVDPQFKYLFKQIAGNDSEVSVFKLVDVLNKVVSKRADIKTNGFTLDTGKRIMSLMDIDGNGTLGLVEFHALWMKIQKYLEIFKAQDSDRSGTMSSHEMREALSKAGFQVNNAVLQVVVNRYANVQYAIDFNSFVDCLIRMEMLFRIFKKLDGDDSGKIHLDMQEWLCLAIN; this is encoded by the exons ATGACGTCCGTGGCAGATATGTTCGCCCGCAAGAGGGACCGTGAGAATGGGGTCGGCACCAACAGCCAGGCGGTGAAGTTCTGCCAGCAGGACTACGAGGGCCTGCGCGCCCAGTGCCTGCAGGCCAGACGCCTGTTTGAGGACAGCTGCTTCCCCGCCGAGGGCAAGTCCCTGGGATTCAACGAGCTGGGTCCGTACTCATCCAAGACCCGCGGGCTGGTCTGGAAAAGACCTAAA GAGCTCTGCTCAAATCCGACGTTCATTGATGATGGCGCAACAAGAACAGACATTTGCCAAGGAGCCCTCG GTGACTGCTGGCTCCTGGCAGCCATCGCCTCTCTGACTCTCGATCAGCAGGTCCTGGCGCGAGTTGTCCCACCCGAGCAGAACTTTGATGACAGCTACGCAGGGATTTTCCATTTCCAG ttctggcagTTTGGCCAGTGGGTGGATGTGGTGATCGATGACCGCCTGCCGACCAAAGACGGGAAACTCCTGTTTGTTCACTCTGCTGAGAGTTCTGAGTTCTGGAGCGCCCTGCTGGAGAAGGCCTATGCTAA GCTGAATGGTTCCTACGAGGCCCTGTCAGGTGGTTCAACCACTGAAGGTTTTGAGGACTTCACTGGAGGCATAGCAGAGTCGTACGAGCTGAGCAAGGCTCCTCCATTCCTCTTTAAGCTGATTCAGAAAGCCTTGGGCCTGGGGTCGCTCCTGGGCTGCTCCATCGAT ATTACGAGCAAATACGAGACAGAAGCAGTCACTTCTCAAAAGCTTGTGAAGGGACACGCATATTCTGTTACGGGTGCAGAAGAg GTCCACGTGCGTGGGAAGCCGGTTGAGCTGATACGGATCAGGAACCCCTGGGGTCAGGTGGAGTGGACAGGCGCCTGGAGTGACGA ctctaaAGAGTGGACCACCATCCCTCCAGAGGAAAAATCCAAGTTGTGCAATGCTGCAGAGGATGGGGAGTTCTG GATGTCTTATGCAGACTTCATAAAGAACTTCTCCAAAGTGGAGATCTGTAACCTCACCCCAGACACCTTGACCAGTGATGACGTGGCCTACTGGAACCACTACCAGTTCGAGGGGGCATGGAGGGTGGGCTCCACTGCTGGGGGCTGCAGGAACAATCAGG CCACGTTCTGCTCGAACCCACAGTTTCTCCTGCACCTGGAAGAAGTTGACGATGTCCCCCTGCACGGGAAGGCCGGATGCACCTTCCTGGTGGGCCTGATGCAGAAGGACGGACGAAAGGACCGTAGGGTCGGCAAGGACCTCAACTCCATCGGCTTCGCCATCTACAAG GTCCcagatgag TTTAAGGGCCGCACGAACATCCACTTGGGGCCAGAGGTGCTGCTGAGGCAGCGGGCAGTGGCCATGAGCAGCACCTTCATTAACCTGCGGGAGGTGTGCGACCGCTTCACCCTGCCGCCGGGAGACTACGTCATCATCCCCTCCACTTTTGAACCTCACATCAACGGCAGCTTCATCCTGCGTGTGTTCTCGGAGAAGCAGGCCAAAACCGG TCCAATGGAGAAAACCCTTAAAGCTAAAATTGTGGAA ACAGAAGTCACAGAGGACAGCGTGGATCCACAGTTTAAATATCTGTTCAAGCAGATTGCTGGCAAT GATTCGGAGGTCTCCGTTTTTAAGCTGGTTGATGTTCTGAACAAAGTTGTCTCTAAAC GAGCTGATATAAAAACAAATGGCTTCACTCTGGACACTGGCAAGCGCATTATGAGCCTCATGGAT ATCGATGGAAACGGAACGCTGGGGCTGGTGGAATTTCATGCCCTATGGATGAAGATCCAGAAATATCTG GAGATCTTTAAGGCTCAGGACTCTGACCGATCTGGCACGATGAGCTCTCATGAGATGAGGGAGGCCCTCTCTAAAGCAG GCTTCCAGGTGAACAATGCCGTGCTGCAGGTTGTGGTGAATCGTTACGCCAACGTTCAGTACGCTATAGACTTCAACTCTTTTGTTGACTGCCTGATCCGAATGGAGATGTTATTCA GAATCTTCAAGAAACTTGATGGTGATGACTCCGGGAAGATTCATCTGGACATGCAGGAG TGGCTGTGTCTGGCAATCAACTAA